The Micromonospora sp. Llam0 genome includes a window with the following:
- a CDS encoding choice-of-anchor M domain-containing protein: MLTATRRRAAGALVTGAALIAALVVSAPPAQAHGAGLPVVLHQGHVDVIEVEYEDGELELGVHDDTVEPGEHRHHDDVIFVVKPQAKTTVPGDPAFAFLGTAGSPVWILPQIENEELLFAGLATEELEAGVFAGDSVDLTVQQLISAPSSGQLAIYTEDLFGQPTVLANSRDGLPDVVDLAVGEHLHVNWAFSKAGVYLLKVKASATLAGTTTVVESDSVYLRFVVLP; encoded by the coding sequence GTGTTGACCGCAACCCGCCGCCGGGCGGCCGGAGCGCTCGTCACCGGTGCGGCGCTGATCGCCGCACTAGTCGTTTCGGCGCCCCCGGCGCAGGCGCACGGCGCCGGCCTGCCCGTTGTCCTGCATCAAGGACACGTCGACGTCATCGAGGTGGAGTACGAGGACGGCGAGCTGGAGCTCGGCGTGCACGACGACACCGTCGAGCCGGGCGAGCACCGCCACCACGACGACGTGATCTTCGTCGTCAAGCCCCAGGCCAAGACCACCGTCCCCGGCGATCCCGCCTTCGCCTTCCTCGGCACGGCCGGCTCGCCGGTGTGGATCCTGCCGCAGATCGAGAACGAGGAACTGCTCTTCGCCGGCCTGGCCACCGAGGAGCTCGAAGCGGGCGTCTTCGCCGGCGACTCGGTCGACCTGACCGTGCAGCAGCTGATCAGCGCACCCAGCTCCGGCCAGCTGGCGATCTACACCGAGGACCTGTTCGGACAGCCGACCGTGCTGGCCAACAGCCGCGACGGGCTGCCGGACGTCGTCGACCTGGCGGTCGGTGAGCACCTGCACGTCAACTGGGCGTTCAGCAAGGCGGGCGTCTACCTGCTCAAGGTCAAGGCCAGCGCCACCCTGGCCGGCACCACGA
- a CDS encoding heavy metal translocating P-type ATPase, with amino-acid sequence MLTETAPYAPPSRAERLADAARRTPIWALPEVRWATAATMLFALGGALHLAGAPAWSWWAAYLACYVAGGWEPGWSGLRALRERTLDVDLLMVVAAIGAAAVGQVFDGALLIVIFATSGALEALATRRTADAVHSLLDLAPPQATRIVDGTEQRVDTVSLCVGDVILVRPGERIGADGQVVDGASEVDQATVTGEPLPVDRGPGDDVYAGTLNGTGTLRVRVTTPAEETVVARIAAMVEEAAASKAPTQLFIERIEQRYSVGVVVATLALFGIPLAVGDSLTDALLRAMTFMIVASPCAVVLATMPPLLAAIATAGRHGVLVKSAGVIERLGRADLVAFDKTGTLTEGRPRVTAVHPVPGNPTTDDADQLLALAAAAELPSEHPIGTAVVAAARDRQLAIDATEAFAALPGRGVTARVGARQVAVASPAQLLTATDDEAHRLVADVESAGQTAVVVAVDGTPAAVLALTDRLRPGAASVTAALRALTGRSPVLLTGDNPQAAGRLAGDVGIDEVRAGLLPQDKVAAVRQLQSAGRRVLVVGDGVNDAPALATAHTSVAMGGVGADLALETADTVIVRDDLTTIPAVVALARRARRCVVANLAIAGTVIVVLATWDVVGHLPLPLGVAGHEGSTILVALNGMRLLRRSAWQQ; translated from the coding sequence GTGCTCACCGAGACCGCGCCGTACGCACCCCCGTCGCGAGCCGAACGCCTGGCCGACGCCGCCCGCCGTACCCCGATCTGGGCGCTGCCCGAGGTCCGCTGGGCGACCGCCGCGACCATGCTGTTCGCCCTCGGCGGCGCGCTGCACCTGGCCGGTGCACCGGCCTGGAGCTGGTGGGCCGCCTACCTGGCCTGCTACGTCGCCGGCGGGTGGGAACCGGGCTGGTCCGGGCTGCGCGCGCTGCGCGAACGCACCCTCGACGTCGACCTGCTGATGGTGGTCGCCGCGATCGGCGCCGCCGCCGTCGGCCAGGTCTTCGACGGCGCCCTGCTGATCGTCATCTTCGCCACCTCCGGCGCGCTGGAGGCGCTCGCCACCCGACGCACCGCCGACGCCGTCCACAGCCTGCTCGACCTGGCCCCGCCCCAGGCGACCCGGATCGTCGACGGCACCGAACAGCGGGTCGACACCGTCTCGCTGTGCGTCGGCGACGTCATCCTGGTCCGCCCCGGCGAGCGGATCGGCGCCGACGGACAGGTCGTCGACGGCGCCAGCGAGGTGGACCAGGCCACCGTCACCGGCGAGCCACTACCGGTGGACCGCGGCCCCGGCGACGACGTGTACGCCGGCACCCTCAACGGCACCGGCACCCTCCGCGTGCGGGTGACCACACCCGCCGAAGAGACCGTCGTCGCCCGCATCGCGGCCATGGTCGAAGAGGCCGCCGCCAGCAAGGCACCCACCCAGTTGTTCATCGAACGGATCGAGCAGCGCTACTCGGTGGGGGTCGTGGTGGCGACCCTGGCCCTGTTCGGCATCCCGCTCGCCGTCGGCGACAGCCTCACCGACGCCCTGCTGCGGGCGATGACCTTCATGATCGTGGCCTCGCCGTGCGCCGTGGTGCTGGCTACCATGCCACCGCTACTCGCCGCGATCGCCACCGCCGGCCGACACGGCGTACTGGTCAAATCCGCCGGGGTGATCGAACGCCTCGGCCGCGCCGATCTGGTCGCCTTCGACAAGACCGGCACCCTCACCGAAGGGCGGCCCCGAGTCACCGCCGTCCACCCCGTACCCGGAAATCCGACCACCGACGACGCCGACCAACTACTCGCCCTGGCCGCCGCCGCCGAACTACCCAGCGAGCACCCGATCGGCACCGCCGTGGTCGCCGCCGCCCGCGACCGCCAGCTCGCGATCGACGCCACCGAGGCGTTCGCCGCACTACCTGGTCGTGGCGTCACCGCCCGCGTCGGTGCCCGGCAGGTAGCCGTGGCCAGCCCGGCCCAACTGCTGACCGCCACCGACGACGAGGCCCACCGGCTGGTCGCCGACGTGGAGTCCGCCGGGCAGACCGCCGTCGTGGTCGCCGTCGACGGCACGCCGGCAGCCGTACTCGCGCTCACCGACCGGTTGCGCCCCGGCGCGGCCTCGGTCACCGCCGCGCTGCGCGCCCTGACCGGGCGGTCGCCGGTGCTGCTCACCGGCGACAACCCGCAGGCAGCCGGCAGACTCGCCGGTGATGTCGGCATCGACGAGGTACGGGCCGGCCTGCTACCGCAGGACAAGGTCGCGGCGGTACGGCAACTGCAGTCCGCCGGCCGGCGGGTGCTGGTGGTCGGCGACGGGGTCAACGACGCACCCGCACTGGCCACCGCGCACACCAGTGTCGCGATGGGTGGCGTCGGCGCCGACCTCGCTTTGGAGACCGCGGACACCGTCATCGTCCGCGACGACCTGACCACCATCCCGGCGGTCGTCGCCCTCGCCCGGCGGGCCCGGCGCTGCGTCGTCGCCAACCTGGCCATCGCCGGCACCGTCATCGTCGTCCTGGCGACCTGGGACGTCGTCGGCCACCTGCCGCTGCCGCTCGGCGTCGCCGGGCACGAGGGCTCCACCATCCTGGTCGCGCTCAACGGCATGCGGCTGCTGCGCCGCTCGGCCTGGCAGCAGTGA
- a CDS encoding metalloregulator ArsR/SmtB family transcription factor, with amino-acid sequence MHTSIPDFRMPVEEQVHLAAETFRLLADPTRIKILWALLQGESSVACLAELVNAAPTAVSQHLAKLRLAGLVRGRREGTFVYYSAADVHVRQLLAEALFHADHADRELPDHGPAEQVSDHHG; translated from the coding sequence ATGCACACCTCGATTCCGGATTTCCGGATGCCGGTCGAGGAGCAGGTGCACCTGGCCGCGGAGACGTTCCGCCTGCTCGCCGACCCCACCCGGATCAAGATCCTTTGGGCGCTGCTGCAGGGTGAGTCGTCGGTCGCCTGCCTTGCCGAGTTGGTGAACGCCGCCCCGACGGCGGTCAGTCAGCATCTGGCCAAGCTCCGGCTGGCCGGGCTGGTCCGGGGCCGCCGGGAGGGCACTTTCGTCTACTACTCGGCCGCCGACGTGCACGTCCGGCAGTTGCTGGCCGAGGCGCTGTTCCACGCCGATCATGCCGACCGCGAGCTGCCCGACCACGGGCCGGCGGAGCAGGTCTCCGACCACCACGGGTGA